The Rhodopseudomonas palustris genome window below encodes:
- a CDS encoding GMC family oxidoreductase produces the protein MRAQGYDYIIVGAGSAGCIVANRLSADPACRVLLLEAGGSDRNIWLKLPVGYYRSIYDDRFSRKFITEPGEGSGGRAIVWPRGRVLGGSSSINGLIFIRGQADGFDDWERLGATGWNYRDLLPYFRRYERYRGGDSQFHGGFGEFEVSDLRTGSEAAAAWVQAGVDYGLPRNPDFNAETTYGVGAYQLGIGKRWRSSSASAFLHPIRHRKNLTVITRAQASRVLFDGTTASGVEWIEDGRRMQARAEREVILSAGALQSPQLLQLSGIGPAPLLRGLGIDVVADAPEVGQNLQDHYQARMIVRLKQKHSLNDQVRSPVGLARMGLQWLLAGNGPLTAGAGQVGGAACTRYAKAGRPDVQFNVMPLSVDKPGEPLHSYSGFTASVWQCHAESRGHLAIRSTDPFDQPTIVPNYFERDIDRKTIVAGLEILRDIYRQKSFRERWDLDVVPGAAINDAAGLWEFARSTGGTVFHACGTCRMGSDDGAVVDPRLRVRGVERLRVVDASVMPLITSANTNAASLMIGEKGAALIAS, from the coding sequence ATGAGGGCGCAGGGTTACGACTACATCATCGTCGGCGCCGGCTCCGCGGGCTGCATCGTCGCCAATCGGCTGTCGGCCGATCCGGCCTGCCGCGTGCTGCTGCTCGAGGCCGGCGGGTCGGATCGCAACATCTGGCTGAAGCTGCCGGTCGGCTATTATCGCTCGATCTACGACGACCGCTTCTCGCGCAAGTTCATCACCGAGCCCGGCGAAGGCTCCGGCGGCCGCGCCATCGTCTGGCCGCGCGGCCGGGTGCTCGGCGGGTCGTCGTCGATCAACGGGCTGATCTTCATTCGCGGTCAGGCCGACGGCTTCGACGATTGGGAGCGGCTCGGCGCTACCGGCTGGAACTATCGCGACCTGCTGCCGTATTTCCGGCGCTACGAGCGCTATCGCGGCGGCGACAGTCAGTTTCACGGCGGCTTCGGCGAATTCGAAGTCTCGGATCTGCGCACCGGAAGCGAAGCGGCTGCGGCGTGGGTCCAGGCCGGCGTCGACTACGGCCTGCCGCGCAATCCGGATTTCAACGCCGAGACGACCTACGGCGTCGGCGCGTATCAGCTCGGCATCGGCAAGCGTTGGCGCAGCAGCTCCGCCTCGGCCTTCCTGCATCCGATCCGGCACCGCAAGAACTTGACGGTGATCACCCGCGCGCAGGCAAGCCGGGTGCTGTTCGACGGCACCACCGCGAGCGGCGTCGAATGGATCGAAGACGGCCGGCGCATGCAGGCCCGCGCCGAGCGCGAGGTGATCCTGTCCGCCGGCGCGCTGCAATCGCCGCAATTGCTGCAGCTCTCCGGCATCGGGCCGGCTCCGCTGCTGCGCGGCCTCGGCATCGACGTCGTGGCGGATGCGCCCGAGGTCGGGCAAAATCTGCAGGATCATTATCAGGCACGGATGATCGTCCGACTGAAGCAGAAGCATTCGCTCAACGATCAGGTGCGTAGTCCGGTTGGTCTCGCCCGGATGGGCCTGCAATGGTTGCTTGCGGGCAACGGGCCGCTCACCGCCGGCGCCGGACAGGTCGGCGGCGCAGCCTGCACGCGCTACGCAAAGGCGGGCCGGCCCGACGTGCAGTTCAACGTGATGCCGCTGTCGGTCGACAAGCCGGGCGAACCGCTGCACAGCTACTCGGGCTTCACCGCCTCGGTGTGGCAATGCCACGCCGAATCGCGTGGCCATCTGGCGATCCGCTCGACCGATCCGTTCGATCAGCCCACCATCGTGCCGAATTATTTCGAGCGTGACATCGATCGCAAGACGATCGTCGCCGGCCTCGAAATTCTCCGCGACATCTATCGGCAGAAATCCTTCCGCGAGCGCTGGGATCTGGACGTGGTGCCGGGCGCCGCCATCAATGACGCCGCCGGATTGTGGGAGTTCGCGCGCAGCACCGGCGGCACGGTGTTCCACGCCTGCGGTACCTGCCGGATGGGATCGGACGACGGCGCGGTGGTCGATCCGCGCCTGCGCGTGCGCGGCGTCGAGCGGCTGCGCGTGGTCGATGCCTCGGTGATGCCGCTGATCACCTCGGCCAATACCAATGCCGCGAGTTTGATGATCGGGGAAAAGGGCGCCGCCCTGATCGCGTCATGA
- a CDS encoding GntR family transcriptional regulator: MDLNIDSHVPKYAQIADIFRQRIARQIWSRGMRLPANEALAEEFGVSRVTIRQAVDLLARDGILEAQQGRGTFITGSVTQDRWLKVETSVTELAEVYRDTSPQIININESLTEAPLQPGDGKAAERYVFMRRVHSRDGQPYCVILIYLDEKIFKRAPAKFRKQTVIQVITEMPKLKIATARQTLTIGTADIEVAKLLKVPLNSPVAEVRRVFTTADHGVIYLAEVTYRGDFIRIDMDLRP; the protein is encoded by the coding sequence ATGGACCTGAACATCGACAGCCACGTGCCGAAATACGCGCAGATCGCCGACATCTTCCGGCAGCGGATCGCGCGCCAGATCTGGTCACGCGGGATGCGGCTGCCGGCGAATGAAGCGTTGGCGGAAGAGTTCGGCGTGTCGCGGGTGACGATCCGGCAGGCGGTCGATCTGCTGGCGCGGGACGGCATTCTCGAGGCGCAACAGGGCCGCGGCACCTTCATCACCGGATCGGTGACGCAGGATCGCTGGCTCAAGGTCGAGACCTCGGTCACCGAACTCGCCGAGGTCTATCGCGACACATCTCCGCAGATCATCAACATCAACGAAAGCCTGACGGAAGCTCCGCTGCAGCCCGGCGACGGCAAGGCCGCGGAGCGCTACGTCTTCATGCGCCGGGTGCATTCGCGCGATGGCCAACCCTATTGCGTGATCCTGATCTATCTGGACGAGAAGATCTTCAAGCGCGCCCCGGCGAAATTCCGCAAGCAGACCGTGATCCAGGTGATCACGGAGATGCCCAAGCTCAAGATCGCCACCGCCCGCCAGACCCTGACGATCGGCACCGCCGACATCGAAGTGGCGAAGCTGTTGAAAGTGCCTCTGAACTCGCCGGTCGCCGAGGTCCGCCGGGTGTTCACCACCGCCGATCACGGCGTGATCTATCTCGCGGAAGTCACCTATCGCGGCGA